From a single Alloactinosynnema sp. L-07 genomic region:
- the glnA gene encoding type I glutamate--ammonia ligase, whose product MFNSPDEVLRFIADEDVKFVDVRFCDLPGVMQHFTVPAAAFDEDAFTEGLAFDGSSVRGFQSIHESDMLLLPDPYTARLDPFRTEKTLILNFFVHDPFTKEAYSRDPRNIARKAEQYISESGFADTAFFGAEAEFYIFDSIRFDYTENGSFHEIDSVEGWWNSGAEEGGNNKGYKTRFKGGYFPVPPVDHFADLRDKMVLNMQAGGFTVERAHHEVGTAGQSEINYRFNTLLHAADDLQLFKYLIKNTAWEADKSATFMPKPLFGDNGSGMHTHQSLWKDGEPLFHDESGYAGLSDTARHYIGGLLAHAPSLLAFTNPTVNSYHRLVPGYEAPVSLVYSQRNRSACVRIPITGNNPKAKRVEFRCPDSSGNPYLAFAAMVMAGLDGVKNKIEPPAPIDKDLYELPPEEAKQVQQVPASLDQVLDALEADHDYLLEGGVFTPDVIETWIAFKREHEIDPLRLRPHPYEFGMYYDV is encoded by the coding sequence GTGTTCAACTCTCCCGACGAGGTCCTGCGCTTCATCGCAGATGAAGACGTGAAGTTCGTCGATGTCCGGTTCTGCGATCTGCCGGGCGTCATGCAGCACTTCACCGTCCCGGCCGCGGCGTTCGACGAGGATGCCTTCACCGAGGGGCTGGCCTTCGACGGCTCGTCCGTGCGCGGCTTCCAGTCGATCCACGAGTCGGACATGCTCCTGCTGCCCGACCCCTACACCGCCCGCCTGGACCCGTTCCGCACCGAGAAGACGCTCATCCTGAACTTCTTCGTGCACGACCCGTTCACCAAGGAGGCGTACTCCCGCGACCCGCGCAACATCGCGCGCAAGGCGGAGCAGTACATCAGCGAGTCCGGCTTCGCCGACACCGCGTTCTTCGGTGCCGAGGCCGAGTTCTACATCTTCGACTCGATCCGCTTCGACTACACCGAGAACGGCTCGTTCCACGAGATCGACTCGGTCGAGGGCTGGTGGAACAGCGGCGCGGAAGAGGGCGGCAACAACAAGGGCTACAAGACCCGCTTCAAGGGCGGCTACTTCCCCGTGCCGCCGGTCGACCACTTCGCCGACCTGCGCGACAAGATGGTCCTGAACATGCAGGCCGGTGGCTTCACCGTCGAGCGCGCGCACCACGAGGTGGGCACCGCGGGCCAGTCCGAGATCAACTACCGGTTCAACACGCTGCTGCACGCCGCGGATGACCTGCAGTTGTTCAAGTACCTCATCAAGAACACCGCGTGGGAGGCCGACAAGTCGGCCACCTTCATGCCCAAGCCCCTCTTCGGCGACAACGGCTCGGGTATGCACACCCACCAGTCGCTGTGGAAGGACGGCGAGCCGCTGTTCCACGACGAGTCCGGCTACGCGGGCCTGTCCGACACCGCCCGCCACTACATCGGCGGCCTGCTCGCGCACGCCCCGTCGCTGCTGGCGTTCACCAACCCGACGGTGAACTCCTACCACCGCCTGGTGCCCGGCTACGAGGCCCCGGTCAGCCTGGTGTACTCGCAGCGCAACCGCTCGGCGTGCGTCCGCATCCCGATCACGGGCAACAACCCGAAGGCCAAGCGCGTCGAGTTCCGCTGCCCCGACTCCTCCGGCAACCCGTACCTGGCCTTCGCGGCGATGGTCATGGCAGGCCTGGACGGTGTGAAGAACAAGATCGAGCCCCCGGCCCCGATCGACAAGGACCTCTACGAGCTTCCCCCCGAGGAGGCCAAGCAGGTCCAGCAGGTGCCCGCGTCGCTCGACCAGGTGCTCGACGCCCTCGAGGCCGACCACGACTACCTGCTCGAAGGCGGCGTGTTCACCCCGGACGTGATCGAGACCTGGATCGCGTTCAAGCGCGAGCACGAGATCGACCCGCTGCGGCTGCGCCCGCACCCGTACGAGTTCGGCATGTACTACGACGTGTGA
- a CDS encoding RDD family protein produces MSRWTGSWLSGPGAAIEAMDGPARYRGERLGLPESGPGSVASPGLRFAGFLIDLVLASLVTSLFRRPDFADPASMSTYNLIAVGVWFAITAVGISLAGFTVGKALLGMRVVRMDGTALVGPLRGIPRTLLTGVILPAAVNDKNGRGLHDRLLGTIVLRTR; encoded by the coding sequence GTGAGCAGATGGACTGGTTCGTGGTTGTCCGGCCCCGGCGCGGCGATCGAGGCGATGGACGGCCCCGCGCGTTACCGAGGTGAGCGGCTGGGCCTGCCCGAGAGCGGGCCGGGCTCGGTGGCCTCGCCCGGCCTGCGGTTCGCGGGCTTCCTGATCGACCTGGTGCTCGCCTCGCTGGTCACGTCGCTGTTCCGGCGCCCGGACTTCGCCGACCCGGCGTCGATGAGCACGTACAACTTGATCGCAGTCGGCGTGTGGTTCGCGATCACGGCGGTGGGGATCTCGCTGGCCGGGTTCACGGTGGGCAAGGCCCTGCTGGGCATGCGGGTGGTGCGGATGGACGGGACGGCGCTGGTGGGGCCGCTGCGCGGGATCCCGCGGACGCTGCTGACCGGTGTGATCCTGCCCGCGGCGGTCAATGACAAGAACGGCCGCGGCCTGCACGACCGGCTGCTCGGCACGATCGTGTTGCGCACACGGTAG
- a CDS encoding GNAT family N-acetyltransferase, whose protein sequence is MSLAARIALGQLTGLSRSKKVVPAGPFTGLLTDGGHPMMSYAVAAKPGEPVTDLGDSLDVLRAAFPPGALRFELVEQACPGAARLLEAAGLKVTARIPLMVVDPATVTLPAPPEGVEVAAAVTANDQAAGNAVAHHAFGMPGEPGPAGEPGPAEDGGSVVAWVQGQAVAIASWTQVADGVTEIAGIATAAEHRRKGLATLVTAHAVKAAEAAGATLTWLTPGDDGAEQVYANVGFTKVADAIHFAEASTGT, encoded by the coding sequence GTGTCTCTCGCCGCGCGGATCGCGCTTGGGCAGCTCACCGGGCTGTCGAGGTCCAAGAAGGTTGTCCCCGCGGGCCCCTTCACCGGCCTGCTGACCGACGGCGGGCATCCGATGATGTCCTACGCCGTCGCCGCCAAGCCAGGGGAGCCGGTCACCGACCTGGGCGACAGCCTCGACGTCCTCCGCGCCGCCTTCCCGCCAGGGGCGCTCAGGTTCGAGCTGGTCGAGCAGGCGTGCCCCGGTGCCGCGCGGCTGCTCGAAGCCGCGGGCCTCAAAGTCACCGCCAGGATCCCGCTCATGGTCGTGGACCCCGCCACTGTCACCCTCCCCGCACCGCCCGAGGGCGTCGAGGTGGCCGCGGCCGTCACGGCGAACGACCAAGCCGCGGGCAACGCCGTCGCCCATCACGCGTTCGGGATGCCCGGTGAGCCGGGGCCCGCGGGAGAGCCCGGTCCGGCCGAGGACGGCGGCTCAGTCGTCGCGTGGGTCCAGGGACAAGCCGTCGCCATCGCGTCCTGGACGCAGGTCGCCGACGGGGTCACCGAGATCGCCGGGATCGCCACCGCCGCCGAACACCGGCGCAAGGGCCTCGCCACGCTCGTCACCGCGCACGCCGTCAAAGCCGCCGAGGCCGCCGGGGCGACCCTCACCTGGCTCACCCCCGGCGATGACGGCGCCGAGCAGGTCTATGCAAACGTCGGCTTCACCAAGGTCGCCGACGCCATCCACTTCGCCGAAGCCAGCACCGGCACCTAA
- a CDS encoding Uma2 family endonuclease: protein MLLTISEYLTLGETELGYTELQDGRLLMWPNPGRRHMDATGELCFQLSSQLPDDLGVVHCLDIDLELNGPDEPGYSRRPDLIVVSLRSCELTKGASYRDRDEVTGKFVTELPFPFMIDLDTLD, encoded by the coding sequence ATGCTGCTGACGATCTCGGAGTATCTGACGCTCGGCGAAACCGAACTCGGGTACACGGAACTGCAAGATGGCCGCTTGCTGATGTGGCCGAACCCCGGTCGGCGGCACATGGACGCCACCGGGGAGCTTTGTTTTCAGCTGTCCAGCCAGCTGCCAGACGATCTCGGAGTCGTGCACTGCCTCGACATCGACCTTGAGCTCAACGGGCCCGACGAACCCGGGTACAGCAGACGCCCGGACTTGATCGTAGTGTCGCTGCGGTCTTGCGAGCTGACCAAGGGCGCTTCCTACCGCGATCGGGACGAGGTGACCGGGAAGTTCGTCACCGAGCTGCCGTTCCCGTTCATGATCGATCTCGACACGCTCGACTAA
- a CDS encoding DUF4191 domain-containing protein, with translation MAEKQDKAAAKEAKKDAKKARKAASKAKRGQLFQAFNMQRKEDKALIPWMVGALLVVTGVVFGIGWLIGIEWFVLPVGIALGLLAAVIIFGRRVQKNVYSKADGQPGAAAWALENLRGRWRVTPTVAGTTQLDAVHRVIGRPGIILVAEGAPHRVKTLLGQEKKRIARIVGETPIYDVIVGNEEGQVPLRGLQKHLMKLPNNLRPADIDTVEKRLAAIAGRGAALPKGPMPPGAKMRSVQRTIRRR, from the coding sequence ATGGCTGAGAAGCAGGACAAGGCGGCCGCCAAGGAAGCCAAGAAGGACGCCAAGAAGGCACGCAAGGCGGCCTCGAAGGCGAAGCGCGGGCAGCTCTTCCAGGCGTTCAACATGCAGCGCAAGGAAGACAAGGCACTCATCCCGTGGATGGTCGGCGCCCTGCTGGTGGTGACCGGCGTGGTGTTCGGCATCGGCTGGCTGATCGGCATCGAGTGGTTCGTCCTGCCGGTGGGCATCGCGCTGGGCCTGCTCGCCGCCGTGATCATCTTCGGCAGGCGGGTACAGAAGAACGTCTACTCCAAGGCCGACGGCCAGCCCGGCGCGGCGGCATGGGCCCTGGAGAACCTGCGCGGCCGCTGGCGCGTCACCCCGACCGTCGCGGGCACCACCCAGCTCGACGCGGTGCACCGGGTGATCGGCCGCCCCGGCATCATCCTCGTCGCCGAGGGCGCCCCGCACCGGGTGAAGACCCTGCTCGGCCAGGAGAAGAAGCGCATCGCCCGCATCGTCGGCGAGACCCCGATCTATGACGTCATCGTCGGCAACGAAGAGGGCCAGGTCCCCCTGCGCGGCCTGCAGAAGCACCTGATGAAGCTGCCCAACAACCTGCGCCCAGCCGACATCGACACCGTCGAGAAGCGCCTGGCCGCCATCGCAGGCCGCGGCGCCGCCCTCCCCAAGGGCCCCATGCCCCCCGGCGCCAAGATGCGCAGCGTCCAGCGCACGATCCGTCGGCGTTAG
- a CDS encoding ATP-dependent DNA helicase UvrD2 produces MAGAHDPLAGLDPEQLAAVTAPRGPVCVLAGAGTGKTRTIVSRIGNLIHAGHISASQVLAVTFTARAAGEMRTRLRALDIHGAQARTFHAAALRQLRYFWPRVVGGEQWQLLDGKLRLVGHASHRLGLGSERETLRDLAGEIEWAKASLVGPEDYPAAAARAHRETPAPAEQIAKVYAGYEELKNRAQQLDFDDLLLHTAAALEEHSAVAEEFRDRYRCFVVDEYQDVTPLQQRVLDAWLGRRDDLTVVGDANQTIYSFAGASPRPLLDFTRRFPEATVVRLERDYRSTPQVVSLANRVISAARDRPAGSRLRLIGQRPTGPEPRFVEFDDEPAEAAAVAGRIKDLIDAGVPLSEIAVLFRINAQSEVYEAALAGLDIPYLVRGGERFFARQEVRQAMATLRTAAVQAPRGELPELVRALLGPLGLTAEPPAGGSARERWESLLALVELAEELTATVADADLPRYVHELDLRLQAQHPPTVEGVTLATLHAAKGLEWDAVFLVGMVDGTLPIQHADGNDAAVEEERRLLYVGVTRARVHLSLSWALARAEGGKRYRRRSRFLYGLIPDNHPAARVSAARRSDHRPMAVIRHCRVCGDELAGTMAFKLGRCETCPADLDEGLLDRLREWRQERSKALKVPAYVIFTDATLLAIAEQRPADRAALVAISGIGGAKLDRYGQEVLSLVAGATQ; encoded by the coding sequence ATGGCCGGCGCACACGATCCGCTCGCCGGGCTGGACCCGGAACAGCTCGCCGCGGTGACGGCCCCACGCGGCCCGGTCTGCGTCCTCGCGGGCGCGGGCACGGGCAAGACCAGGACGATCGTCAGCCGCATCGGCAACCTCATCCACGCGGGCCATATCAGCGCGAGCCAGGTCCTGGCCGTCACGTTCACCGCGCGCGCGGCGGGGGAGATGCGGACGCGGTTGCGCGCTCTCGACATCCACGGCGCCCAGGCGCGCACGTTCCACGCCGCGGCGCTGCGGCAGCTGCGGTACTTCTGGCCGCGGGTGGTCGGCGGCGAGCAGTGGCAGCTGCTCGACGGCAAGCTGCGCCTCGTCGGCCATGCGTCACACCGGCTCGGCCTGGGCAGCGAACGCGAGACCCTGCGCGACCTGGCCGGTGAGATCGAGTGGGCCAAGGCGTCGCTGGTCGGGCCGGAGGACTACCCGGCCGCCGCCGCGCGCGCCCACCGTGAGACGCCCGCGCCCGCCGAGCAGATAGCCAAGGTCTACGCGGGCTATGAGGAACTGAAGAACCGGGCCCAGCAGCTCGACTTCGACGATCTCCTGCTGCACACCGCCGCCGCGCTGGAGGAACACTCCGCGGTGGCCGAGGAGTTCCGCGACCGCTACCGCTGCTTCGTCGTCGACGAGTACCAGGACGTCACCCCGCTGCAGCAGCGCGTCCTCGACGCCTGGCTCGGCAGGCGTGACGACCTCACCGTCGTCGGCGACGCCAACCAGACCATCTATTCGTTCGCGGGCGCCTCGCCGCGCCCGCTGCTCGACTTCACCAGGCGCTTCCCCGAGGCCACTGTGGTGCGGCTCGAACGCGACTACCGGTCGACCCCGCAGGTGGTGTCGCTGGCCAACCGGGTCATCTCGGCGGCGCGCGACCGGCCTGCGGGCTCGCGGCTGCGGCTGATCGGCCAGCGTCCGACCGGCCCGGAGCCGCGGTTCGTCGAGTTCGACGACGAGCCCGCCGAGGCCGCCGCCGTCGCGGGTCGGATCAAGGACCTCATCGACGCCGGGGTGCCGCTCAGCGAGATCGCGGTGCTGTTCCGGATAAACGCGCAGTCGGAGGTCTACGAGGCGGCGCTGGCCGGGCTCGACATCCCGTACCTGGTGCGCGGCGGCGAGCGGTTCTTCGCCCGCCAAGAGGTGCGCCAGGCCATGGCGACGCTGCGCACGGCCGCGGTCCAGGCCCCGCGGGGCGAGTTGCCCGAGCTGGTCCGGGCCCTGCTCGGCCCGCTCGGCCTGACCGCCGAGCCCCCGGCGGGCGGCTCGGCGCGCGAGCGCTGGGAGTCGCTGCTCGCGCTGGTGGAGCTGGCCGAGGAACTGACCGCCACCGTCGCCGACGCCGACCTGCCCCGCTACGTGCACGAGCTCGACCTGCGGCTGCAGGCCCAGCACCCGCCCACGGTCGAGGGTGTGACCCTGGCGACGCTGCACGCGGCGAAGGGGCTGGAGTGGGACGCGGTGTTCCTGGTCGGCATGGTCGACGGGACCCTGCCCATCCAGCACGCCGATGGCAACGACGCCGCCGTCGAGGAAGAACGCAGGCTGCTCTATGTGGGGGTGACGCGCGCGCGGGTGCACCTGTCGCTGTCGTGGGCGCTGGCCAGGGCCGAGGGCGGCAAGCGCTACCGCAGGCGCAGCCGGTTCCTCTATGGGCTGATCCCCGACAACCACCCGGCCGCCAGGGTGAGCGCCGCGCGCCGAAGCGACCATCGGCCGATGGCGGTCATCCGGCACTGCCGCGTCTGCGGCGACGAGTTGGCCGGGACGATGGCGTTCAAGCTGGGCCGTTGCGAGACGTGTCCTGCCGATCTCGACGAGGGCCTGCTGGATCGGCTGCGCGAGTGGCGCCAGGAGCGGTCCAAGGCACTCAAAGTGCCCGCGTACGTGATCTTCACCGATGCGACCCTGCTGGCGATCGCCGAACAGCGTCCGGCCGATCGGGCCGCGCTCGTGGCAATCTCCGGCATCGGGGGCGCCAAGCTGGACAGATACGGCCAAGAGGTGCTGTCCCTGGTGGCTGGAGCCACCCAGTAG
- a CDS encoding WhiB family transcriptional regulator, giving the protein MSTATVPLAGGAFDLLGPPGSGVSELLDAAPSAGLDLPCRSAANPDLWFADTPNELERAKVLCGDCPVRAACLASALARHEPWGVWGGEIFERGVVIARKRPRGRPRKEDVAREAAERAAHARDEVAA; this is encoded by the coding sequence ATGTCTACCGCCACTGTTCCGCTCGCGGGCGGAGCATTCGACCTACTCGGACCTCCCGGTTCCGGTGTGAGCGAGCTGCTCGACGCGGCTCCTTCCGCTGGTCTGGACCTTCCTTGCCGATCCGCGGCCAACCCCGACCTGTGGTTCGCCGACACCCCGAACGAGCTCGAGCGCGCCAAGGTCCTCTGCGGCGACTGCCCGGTTCGCGCGGCGTGCCTGGCCTCCGCGCTAGCGCGCCACGAGCCGTGGGGCGTCTGGGGTGGGGAGATCTTCGAGCGCGGTGTCGTCATCGCGCGCAAGCGGCCCCGCGGCCGCCCGCGCAAGGAGGACGTCGCACGAGAGGCAGCCGAGCGCGCTGCCCACGCCAGGGATGAGGTCGCCGCATGA
- a CDS encoding DUF742 domain-containing protein codes for MAQHTSAGRRRRRAEVGRTGARFGPSGAWRDESDPVEVDPVFEAPDENSAIGVTGARFGGAYARPEDDAEYEIAPLPPQLPAPQPDERELAEWARRPESHAMVRPYAWTGGRTRAATPLAIEALVRSTGLAPAWEHRPLAELCASPRSVAEVAALLSLPLGVARVLISDLAQQGVLVVDRTVGVAPDLMMLNRVLAGLQRL; via the coding sequence GTGGCACAGCACACTTCCGCAGGACGGCGCCGACGACGCGCCGAGGTCGGCCGGACCGGTGCCCGGTTCGGGCCCTCGGGCGCGTGGCGCGACGAGTCGGACCCGGTCGAGGTCGACCCGGTGTTCGAGGCACCCGACGAGAACTCCGCGATCGGCGTGACCGGGGCGCGCTTCGGTGGCGCCTACGCCCGGCCGGAGGACGACGCCGAGTACGAGATCGCGCCGCTCCCGCCACAGCTCCCGGCGCCCCAACCCGATGAGCGCGAGCTGGCCGAGTGGGCGCGGCGGCCCGAGTCGCACGCGATGGTCCGGCCGTACGCCTGGACTGGTGGGCGGACCAGGGCCGCGACCCCGCTGGCGATCGAGGCGCTGGTGCGGTCCACCGGGCTGGCACCTGCCTGGGAGCACCGTCCGCTGGCCGAACTCTGCGCGTCGCCGCGGTCGGTCGCCGAGGTCGCCGCGCTGCTTTCGCTGCCGCTCGGGGTGGCGCGGGTGCTGATCAGTGACTTGGCACAGCAGGGCGTGCTGGTGGTCGACCGCACCGTCGGCGTCGCGCCGGACTTGATGATGCTCAACCGCGTGCTGGCCGGCTTACAAAGGCTTTAG
- a CDS encoding class I SAM-dependent methyltransferase — protein sequence MAHTHDGIDWTSRLAPMRRADAVEAEVNSWVADRLVDPLPDGATIIDVGSGSGGMSAAFATALSVRGGGRIVLVDAVPELLSAARSAVGDAVGDNVEVVAVLADAASPGLSDLVPAADLVWASRVLHHLPDERLGVSGLVRMLRPGGWLALAEGGLSTRCLPWDVGVGEPGLQDRLVAAQTAWYAGMRAGIEGSVRMPYGWNLALTEAGLLEVGAFSFLLDLPAPASEAVRSSVADWLAWMARGELSELDREAVSRLLDPVGSDFVGLRDDVFLLSATTVHLGRRSVAV from the coding sequence ATGGCGCACACGCACGACGGAATCGACTGGACCAGCAGACTCGCCCCGATGCGGCGCGCCGACGCGGTCGAGGCTGAGGTCAACTCCTGGGTGGCCGACCGGCTGGTCGACCCGTTGCCGGACGGCGCGACGATCATCGACGTCGGTTCCGGGTCGGGTGGCATGAGCGCGGCCTTCGCTACGGCGCTGAGCGTGCGCGGTGGTGGCCGGATCGTGCTGGTCGACGCGGTGCCGGAGCTGCTTTCCGCGGCTCGGTCTGCGGTGGGTGACGCGGTGGGGGACAACGTTGAGGTGGTCGCGGTCTTGGCCGATGCCGCTTCCCCCGGGCTGTCGGACCTGGTGCCCGCCGCGGATCTTGTTTGGGCGTCGCGGGTGTTGCATCACCTGCCTGATGAGCGGCTTGGCGTTTCGGGTCTGGTGCGGATGTTGAGGCCTGGCGGTTGGTTGGCGTTGGCTGAGGGTGGGTTGAGCACTCGGTGTTTGCCGTGGGATGTCGGGGTGGGGGAGCCGGGGTTGCAGGATCGGCTCGTGGCGGCGCAAACGGCTTGGTATGCGGGGATGCGGGCGGGGATTGAGGGGTCGGTTCGGATGCCTTATGGGTGGAATCTTGCGTTGACTGAGGCGGGGTTGTTGGAGGTGGGGGCGTTTAGCTTCCTGCTTGATCTGCCTGCGCCTGCTTCTGAGGCTGTGCGTTCTTCGGTGGCTGATTGGTTGGCTTGGATGGCTCGTGGGGAGCTTTCGGAGCTTGATCGGGAGGCTGTGTCGCGGTTGTTGGATCCGGTGGGGTCGGACTTTGTGGGTCTCCGCGATGACGTGTTCCTGCTGAGTGCGACGACGGTGCATCTTGGGCGGCGTAGCGTCGCGGTATGA
- a CDS encoding AarF/ABC1/UbiB kinase family protein: MPRKTVARTARLASIPLGAAGRAVGGWGKRLAGQSADEVSAELSARTAEQVFAVLGQLKGGAMKFGQALSVFEAAVPDELAEPYREALTKLQSAAPPMTTQAMHRQLALQLGRGWTSRFTDFDDTPAAAASIGQVHKAIWHDGRTVAVKIQYPGADEALLSDLRQLQRFSRLFQPFVPGLEIKPLLRELSDRMTEELDYRAEADNQRAFAKAFLDDAQVLVPKVIASAPKVTVTEWIDGIPLAKIIRAGEKPERDHAGRLLSEFHFSSPARAGLLHSDPHPGNFMITPDDRLGVIDFGAVARLPEGLPRPLGQMTRLSIDGRSDELLQLMRDDGFVRPGMKIEAEDVLAYLAPFAEPAAVEKFHFTRKWMQKQAERVGDLRGQDFKTGRSLNLPPQYLLIQRVTAGATGILCQLDAVVGMREIISHWQPGFADA, from the coding sequence ATGCCACGCAAGACCGTCGCGCGCACAGCACGACTGGCCAGCATTCCCCTGGGAGCGGCCGGACGAGCTGTCGGCGGCTGGGGGAAACGACTGGCGGGCCAGAGCGCCGACGAGGTCAGCGCCGAGTTGTCGGCCCGCACCGCCGAACAGGTCTTCGCGGTACTCGGCCAGCTCAAGGGCGGAGCCATGAAGTTCGGCCAGGCGCTCTCGGTGTTCGAGGCCGCCGTACCAGACGAACTAGCCGAGCCCTACCGCGAAGCCCTGACCAAACTCCAATCCGCGGCGCCGCCGATGACCACCCAGGCCATGCACCGCCAACTGGCCCTGCAACTGGGCCGCGGCTGGACGAGCCGGTTCACCGACTTCGACGACACCCCCGCCGCCGCCGCGAGCATCGGCCAGGTCCACAAAGCCATCTGGCACGACGGCCGCACCGTCGCGGTCAAGATCCAATACCCCGGCGCCGACGAGGCCCTGCTGTCCGACCTGCGCCAACTCCAGCGGTTCAGCAGGCTGTTCCAGCCGTTCGTCCCCGGCCTCGAAATCAAGCCGCTGCTGCGCGAACTGTCCGACCGAATGACCGAGGAACTCGACTACCGCGCCGAAGCCGACAACCAACGCGCCTTCGCCAAAGCCTTCCTCGACGACGCCCAGGTCCTGGTCCCCAAGGTCATCGCCAGCGCCCCCAAGGTCACCGTCACCGAATGGATCGACGGCATCCCCCTTGCCAAGATCATCCGAGCGGGCGAGAAACCCGAACGCGACCACGCCGGGCGGTTACTGTCGGAGTTCCACTTCTCCTCCCCCGCCCGGGCGGGCCTGCTGCACTCCGACCCCCACCCCGGCAACTTCATGATCACCCCAGACGACCGCCTAGGCGTAATAGACTTCGGCGCCGTGGCCCGCCTCCCCGAAGGCCTCCCCCGCCCCCTAGGGCAGATGACCCGCCTCTCCATAGACGGCCGCTCCGACGAACTCCTCCAACTCATGCGCGACGACGGTTTCGTCCGCCCCGGAATGAAGATCGAAGCCGAGGACGTCCTGGCCTACCTGGCCCCCTTCGCCGAACCCGCCGCCGTAGAGAAATTCCACTTCACCCGCAAATGGATGCAAAAGCAGGCGGAACGAGTCGGCGACCTACGCGGCCAAGACTTCAAAACCGGCCGCTCCCTCAACCTCCCACCCCAATACCTACTGATCCAACGAGTAACCGCGGGCGCCACCGGCATCCTCTGCCAACTAGACGCCGTAGTAGGCATGCGCGAGATCATCTCCCACTGGCAACCAGGCTTCGCCGACGCCTGA
- a CDS encoding M48 family metallopeptidase — translation MAEPRVEVRRSKRRTRTVTAYREGDTLIVQIPARLSKKEEAHWVAEMQRRLLRSETRRRSPARGSDAALLERCGELSDLYFDGRCEPASVRWVPPMRTRWASCTPVDRTIRVSERLREVPAWVLDYVLVHELAHLLEADHGPEFWDLVRAYPKTDRAIGFLEGMSAAAGWGISTAD, via the coding sequence GTGGCCGAACCCCGTGTCGAGGTGCGCCGGAGCAAACGTCGAACCCGCACCGTCACCGCGTACCGCGAAGGTGACACGCTGATCGTGCAGATCCCTGCCCGCCTCTCCAAGAAGGAGGAGGCGCACTGGGTGGCGGAGATGCAGCGCAGGCTGTTGCGCAGTGAGACCCGCAGGCGCTCACCAGCCCGCGGTTCCGACGCCGCGCTGCTGGAGCGGTGCGGCGAACTGTCCGACCTGTACTTCGACGGGCGGTGCGAACCCGCGAGCGTGCGGTGGGTGCCGCCCATGCGCACCCGGTGGGCCTCGTGCACCCCCGTCGACCGGACGATCCGGGTCAGTGAGCGGCTGCGTGAGGTGCCCGCGTGGGTCTTGGACTACGTACTGGTGCACGAGCTGGCCCACCTGCTTGAGGCCGACCACGGGCCCGAGTTCTGGGACCTGGTCCGCGCCTACCCCAAGACCGACCGCGCGATCGGCTTCCTGGAGGGCATGTCCGCCGCGGCGGGTTGGGGAATCAGCACAGCGGACTGA